The region CGCCACGCCTTGACCCGGGGGCCTCGGGAGTATACTTTCCTTGGCTTGTCTGCTCTTCGAATTCACGCATCAGGAGACTTCCGATGGCCTTCTGCGCCGTTTGCGGCAAGGGCCCGCGTAGCGGGAACAACGTCAGCCACGCCAACAACAAGACCAAGCGTCGCTGGCTCCCGAACCTTCAGCCCGCCCGTATCGTGACGGACAACGGCACGCGCAAGCGCGTCCGCGTCTGCACGAGCTGCCTCTCGGCGGGGAAGGTCCGCAAGGCCGGGTGAAGTTGCCCCGCCCGCCCAAGCTCGACGAATAAGCGGCCGCACGGTGAAACGTGCCGGCCGCTTTTCTTTTCCCTCCTGTGACTCTCCGTCGCGGATTCCACGCAGCAGGATTCACCCGCCACAGCGCAAGC is a window of Longimicrobiaceae bacterium DNA encoding:
- the rpmB gene encoding 50S ribosomal protein L28, translating into MAFCAVCGKGPRSGNNVSHANNKTKRRWLPNLQPARIVTDNGTRKRVRVCTSCLSAGKVRKAG